In Calonectris borealis chromosome Z, bCalBor7.hap1.2, whole genome shotgun sequence, a single genomic region encodes these proteins:
- the CAST gene encoding calpastatin isoform X16, translating into MAFARWWYAMHGDKKASGPSSKSGEKKAETAETKPASADVSQPPKTQTSGAPAVKKQSPSADASKTQIMKPSETKSATTKTESGKNTQSTKPTDSQNKQPSEERQKEPSGPKSEKMSVAAGTAGAGAAGADAAGASVVTAADKSSTELGMDESALDSLIDTLGGPEDDVPTSPVYTGPEVTEDISSRYLEEMGKREGSLPPEYVKLLKSKGDSKDGVPPKVDERDEKPMTDDELAEALSSDFTCSAASAEEKKSLTEKPSKEGEIVQAQAASSVKTSVLPKEKTTKSEEEVKDDAVEALLDTLSGPEPQPEEDLSPVVEVSEAKAKEKKEEKAGERDDTIPPEYRLTPELDKDGKPILPKPEEKPKPLSESDLVDEFSKDFACPAQPAVQCKPSKPSSTFKKPSDPVSAKTTEDEVVPRATACTVQSSAPSAVSSVGHVADEALEALSRSLGKREPDPDEKKPAVDKVKEKTKQEECKKLGENEETIPPEYRLTEAKDKDGKPLLPKPEEKSQPMSENDLLKGLTEGFSCSPSPSAPLPTPTVVKKTKESKKPAGSSDVISATTVSSVHSAAPLASTSGGKEMDEALDLLSDFLGQREPDPDEDKPVVDKVKEKAKSEHTDKLGERDDTIPPDYRKLLESGEQGKPVKPTAKDDVKHKEQEKPTDDSAAIDALSGDFDTCAKAPATPQHSKDKSGKETITTKPTPKDKGKPKDPKTAKGQSSSSKSEKQKTS; encoded by the exons aagcAGTCCCCCTCTGCAGATGCATCAAAAACACAAATTATGAAGCCATCTGAAACAAAG TCCGCAACAACCAAAACAGAATCTGGAAAAAACACTCAGTCAACCAAG CCAACAGACTCTCAAAATAAACAGCCATCCGAAGAGAGGCAAAAGGAACCCAGTGGT CCCAAGTCTGAGAAGATGTCCGTAGCGGCTGGCACAGCTGGTGCAGGTGCAGCCGGTGCAGATGCAGCCGGTGCAAGTGTGGTTACTGCAGCTGATAAGTCAAGTACTGAG CTTGGTATGGATGAGTCGGCACTAGATAGCCTAATAGATACCCTAGGTGGACCTGAAGATGATGTGCCTACTAGTCCTGTTTACACTGGTCCGGAAGTTAcg GAAGATATATCTTCAAGATACTTGGAAGAAATGGGTAAACGGGAAGGTAGTCTCCCTCCAGAGTATGTTAAATTGTTGAAG AGCAAAGGGGATAGCAAAGATGGAGTCCCACCAAAAGTAGATGAACGAGATGAA AAGCCGATGACAGATGATGAGCTTGCAGAGGCCCTGTCGTCTGACTTTACCTGTagtgctgcttctgctgaagaaaagaagagTCTGACAGAG AAACCAAGCAAGGAAGGAGAAATTGTGCAAGCACAAGCAGCAAGTTCAGTCAAGACCTCAGTTCTTCCGAAGGAGAAGACGACAAAATCAGAAGAG gaagtTAAGGATGATGCAGTGGAAGCTCTTCTTGATACTCTCAGTGGACCTGAACCTCAACCTGAAGAAGATCTTAGCCCTGTTGTAGAGGTGTCAGAG gcaaaagctaaagagaaaaaagaagaaaaggctggaGAACGTGATGATACGATACCTCCAGAATACAGGTTAACACCGGAGTTG GATAAAGATGGAAAACCAATACTgccaaagcctgaagaaaaacCTAAG CCTTTGAGTGAATCTGATCTTGTTGATGAATTTTCAAAAGACTTTGCCTGCCCTGCACAGCCTGCAGTACAATGCAAACCATCGAAACCCAGCAGCACATTCAAA AAGCCTTCAGATCCTGTGTCTGCAAAAACTACTGAGGATGAAGTAGTCCCTCGTGCCACAGCTTGCACTGTGCAGTCTTCAGCTCCATCAGCTGTGTCCTCA GTTGGTCACGTGGCAGATGAAGCACTGGAAGCCTTGTCCAGAAGCCTAGGAAAGAGGGAGCCTGATCCAGACGAAAAGAAACCTGCTGTGGACAAAGTTAAG GAGAAAACCAAACAGGAAGAATGCAAAAAACTGGGTGAAAATGAAGAAACTATTCCTCCAGAGTACAGATTAACAGAGGCAAAA GATAAAGATGGAAAACCACTCTTaccaaaacctgaagaaaagtCCCAG CCTATGAGTGAAAACGATCTTTTAAAGGGTTTGACGGAAGgattttcctgttctccatcccCATCTGCACCATTACCTACACCAACTGTAGTAAAG AAAACCAAGGAGAGTAAAAAGCCTGCGGGTTCCTCAGATGTTATCTCTGCTACTACAGTTTCTTCAGTGCACTCAGCAGCTCCTCTAGCTTCTACCTCA GGAGGAAAAGAGATGGACGAAGCCTTGGATCTCCTGTCCGATTTCTTGGGACAGAGGGAGCCCGACCCTGATGAGGACAAACCAGTTGTGGATAAAGTAAAG GAAAAGGCTAAATCTGAACACACAGACAAACTTGGAGAAAGAGATGATACTATCCCACCTGACTATCGAAAACTTCTGGAGTCAGGTGAGCAG GGTAAACCAGTAAAGCCAACAGCAAAGGATGATGTGAAACACAAAGAACAAGAG AAGCCTACAGATGACTCTGCAGCTATTGATGCCCTATCAGGTGACTTTGATACTTGTGCAAAGGCTCCTGCCACTCCACAGCATTCAAAG GACAAAAGTGGAAAGGAAACCATCACCACTAAACCAACCCCAAAGGACAAAGGAAAACCCAAAGACCCTAAAACG GCAAAGGGACAGTCCTCCAGCAGCAaatctgagaagcagaaaacaagctAA
- the CAST gene encoding calpastatin isoform X3 codes for MGFAHRRFLPNAKRRCGAERRAPARASASALSRPEPAYFGSLPGRRHWRAVPCRAVPEVGRPCLLGGERAARHTGSPRAWPAPPEHQNHSCSGAGAKTAVSWHSCWKQKARVYDKQSPSADASKTQIMKPSETKSATTKTESGKNTQSTKPTDSQNKQPSEERQKEPSGAKSQTSPSVTTTSKPNNTGKVTTTQADQPPQTASVETAKPKSEKMSVAAGTAGAGAAGADAAGASVVTAADKSSTELGMDESALDSLIDTLGGPEDDVPTSPVYTGPEVTEDISSRYLEEMGKREGSLPPEYVKLLKSKGDSKDGVPPKVDERDEKPMTDDELAEALSSDFTCSAASAEEKKSLTEKPSKEGEIVQAQAASSVKTSVLPKEKTTKSEEEVKDDAVEALLDTLSGPEPQPEEDLSPVVEVSEAKAKEKKEEKAGERDDTIPPEYRLTPELDKDGKPILPKPEEKPKPLSESDLVDEFSKDFACPAQPAVQCKPSKPSSTFKKPSDPVSAKTTEDEVVPRATACTVQSSAPSAVSSVGHVADEALEALSRSLGKREPDPDEKKPAVDKVKEKTKQEECKKLGENEETIPPEYRLTEAKDKDGKPLLPKPEEKSQPMSENDLLKGLTEGFSCSPSPSAPLPTPTVVKKTKESKKPAGSSDVISATTVSSVHSAAPLASTSGGKEMDEALDLLSDFLGQREPDPDEDKPVVDKVKEKAKSEHTDKLGERDDTIPPDYRKLLESGEQGKPVKPTAKDDVKHKEQEKPTDDSAAIDALSGDFDTCAKAPATPQHSKDKSGKETITTKPTPKDKGKPKDPKTAKGQSSSSKSEKQKTS; via the exons ATGGGGTTTGCTCACCGTCGCTTCTTGCCGAATGCGAAGAGGCGCTGCGGTGCAGAGCGCAGAGCTCCCGCACGCGCCTCCGCATCAGCACTTTCTCGGCCTGAACCTGCTTATTTCGGTTCCCTCCCCGGGCGCAGGCACTggcgtgccgtgccgtgccgtgccgtgccggagGTGGGGCGGCCGTGCCTGCTGGGTGGGGAGCGCGCCGCTCGGCACACCGGCTCACCGAGGGCTTGGCCAGCACCTCCTgaacaccaaaaccacagctgcTCTGGCGCTGGGGCAAAAACAGCCGTATCCTGGCATTCCTGCTGGAAACAGAAGGCACGCGTGTACGAC aagcAGTCCCCCTCTGCAGATGCATCAAAAACACAAATTATGAAGCCATCTGAAACAAAG TCCGCAACAACCAAAACAGAATCTGGAAAAAACACTCAGTCAACCAAG CCAACAGACTCTCAAAATAAACAGCCATCCGAAGAGAGGCAAAAGGAACCCAGTGGT GCAAAAAGCCAAACCTCACCTTCTGTGACAACAACTTCTAAGCCAAACAATACAGGAAAAGTAACTACAACTCAAGCTGACCAGCCCCCACAAACAGCCTCCGTAGAGACAGCAAAG CCCAAGTCTGAGAAGATGTCCGTAGCGGCTGGCACAGCTGGTGCAGGTGCAGCCGGTGCAGATGCAGCCGGTGCAAGTGTGGTTACTGCAGCTGATAAGTCAAGTACTGAG CTTGGTATGGATGAGTCGGCACTAGATAGCCTAATAGATACCCTAGGTGGACCTGAAGATGATGTGCCTACTAGTCCTGTTTACACTGGTCCGGAAGTTAcg GAAGATATATCTTCAAGATACTTGGAAGAAATGGGTAAACGGGAAGGTAGTCTCCCTCCAGAGTATGTTAAATTGTTGAAG AGCAAAGGGGATAGCAAAGATGGAGTCCCACCAAAAGTAGATGAACGAGATGAA AAGCCGATGACAGATGATGAGCTTGCAGAGGCCCTGTCGTCTGACTTTACCTGTagtgctgcttctgctgaagaaaagaagagTCTGACAGAG AAACCAAGCAAGGAAGGAGAAATTGTGCAAGCACAAGCAGCAAGTTCAGTCAAGACCTCAGTTCTTCCGAAGGAGAAGACGACAAAATCAGAAGAG gaagtTAAGGATGATGCAGTGGAAGCTCTTCTTGATACTCTCAGTGGACCTGAACCTCAACCTGAAGAAGATCTTAGCCCTGTTGTAGAGGTGTCAGAG gcaaaagctaaagagaaaaaagaagaaaaggctggaGAACGTGATGATACGATACCTCCAGAATACAGGTTAACACCGGAGTTG GATAAAGATGGAAAACCAATACTgccaaagcctgaagaaaaacCTAAG CCTTTGAGTGAATCTGATCTTGTTGATGAATTTTCAAAAGACTTTGCCTGCCCTGCACAGCCTGCAGTACAATGCAAACCATCGAAACCCAGCAGCACATTCAAA AAGCCTTCAGATCCTGTGTCTGCAAAAACTACTGAGGATGAAGTAGTCCCTCGTGCCACAGCTTGCACTGTGCAGTCTTCAGCTCCATCAGCTGTGTCCTCA GTTGGTCACGTGGCAGATGAAGCACTGGAAGCCTTGTCCAGAAGCCTAGGAAAGAGGGAGCCTGATCCAGACGAAAAGAAACCTGCTGTGGACAAAGTTAAG GAGAAAACCAAACAGGAAGAATGCAAAAAACTGGGTGAAAATGAAGAAACTATTCCTCCAGAGTACAGATTAACAGAGGCAAAA GATAAAGATGGAAAACCACTCTTaccaaaacctgaagaaaagtCCCAG CCTATGAGTGAAAACGATCTTTTAAAGGGTTTGACGGAAGgattttcctgttctccatcccCATCTGCACCATTACCTACACCAACTGTAGTAAAG AAAACCAAGGAGAGTAAAAAGCCTGCGGGTTCCTCAGATGTTATCTCTGCTACTACAGTTTCTTCAGTGCACTCAGCAGCTCCTCTAGCTTCTACCTCA GGAGGAAAAGAGATGGACGAAGCCTTGGATCTCCTGTCCGATTTCTTGGGACAGAGGGAGCCCGACCCTGATGAGGACAAACCAGTTGTGGATAAAGTAAAG GAAAAGGCTAAATCTGAACACACAGACAAACTTGGAGAAAGAGATGATACTATCCCACCTGACTATCGAAAACTTCTGGAGTCAGGTGAGCAG GGTAAACCAGTAAAGCCAACAGCAAAGGATGATGTGAAACACAAAGAACAAGAG AAGCCTACAGATGACTCTGCAGCTATTGATGCCCTATCAGGTGACTTTGATACTTGTGCAAAGGCTCCTGCCACTCCACAGCATTCAAAG GACAAAAGTGGAAAGGAAACCATCACCACTAAACCAACCCCAAAGGACAAAGGAAAACCCAAAGACCCTAAAACG GCAAAGGGACAGTCCTCCAGCAGCAaatctgagaagcagaaaacaagctAA
- the CAST gene encoding calpastatin isoform X13, which translates to MSQPGTGRQPPPTAHGDKKASGPSSKSGEKKAETAETKPASADVSQPPKTQTSGAPAVKKQSPSADASKTQIMKPSETKSATTKTESGKNTQSTKPTDSQNKQPSEERQKEPSGPKSEKMSVAAGTAGAGAAGADAAGASVVTAADKSSTELGMDESALDSLIDTLGGPEDDVPTSPVYTGPEVTEDISSRYLEEMGKREGSLPPEYVKLLKSKGDSKDGVPPKVDERDEKPMTDDELAEALSSDFTCSAASAEEKKSLTEKPSKEGEIVQAQAASSVKTSVLPKEKTTKSEEEVKDDAVEALLDTLSGPEPQPEEDLSPVVEVSEAKAKEKKEEKAGERDDTIPPEYRLTPELDKDGKPILPKPEEKPKPLSESDLVDEFSKDFACPAQPAVQCKPSKPSSTFKKPSDPVSAKTTEDEVVPRATACTVQSSAPSAVSSVGHVADEALEALSRSLGKREPDPDEKKPAVDKVKEKTKQEECKKLGENEETIPPEYRLTEAKDKDGKPLLPKPEEKSQPMSENDLLKGLTEGFSCSPSPSAPLPTPTVVKKTKESKKPAGSSDVISATTVSSVHSAAPLASTSGGKEMDEALDLLSDFLGQREPDPDEDKPVVDKVKEKAKSEHTDKLGERDDTIPPDYRKLLESGEQGKPVKPTAKDDVKHKEQEKPTDDSAAIDALSGDFDTCAKAPATPQHSKDKSGKETITTKPTPKDKGKPKDPKTAKGQSSSSKSEKQKTS; encoded by the exons aagcAGTCCCCCTCTGCAGATGCATCAAAAACACAAATTATGAAGCCATCTGAAACAAAG TCCGCAACAACCAAAACAGAATCTGGAAAAAACACTCAGTCAACCAAG CCAACAGACTCTCAAAATAAACAGCCATCCGAAGAGAGGCAAAAGGAACCCAGTGGT CCCAAGTCTGAGAAGATGTCCGTAGCGGCTGGCACAGCTGGTGCAGGTGCAGCCGGTGCAGATGCAGCCGGTGCAAGTGTGGTTACTGCAGCTGATAAGTCAAGTACTGAG CTTGGTATGGATGAGTCGGCACTAGATAGCCTAATAGATACCCTAGGTGGACCTGAAGATGATGTGCCTACTAGTCCTGTTTACACTGGTCCGGAAGTTAcg GAAGATATATCTTCAAGATACTTGGAAGAAATGGGTAAACGGGAAGGTAGTCTCCCTCCAGAGTATGTTAAATTGTTGAAG AGCAAAGGGGATAGCAAAGATGGAGTCCCACCAAAAGTAGATGAACGAGATGAA AAGCCGATGACAGATGATGAGCTTGCAGAGGCCCTGTCGTCTGACTTTACCTGTagtgctgcttctgctgaagaaaagaagagTCTGACAGAG AAACCAAGCAAGGAAGGAGAAATTGTGCAAGCACAAGCAGCAAGTTCAGTCAAGACCTCAGTTCTTCCGAAGGAGAAGACGACAAAATCAGAAGAG gaagtTAAGGATGATGCAGTGGAAGCTCTTCTTGATACTCTCAGTGGACCTGAACCTCAACCTGAAGAAGATCTTAGCCCTGTTGTAGAGGTGTCAGAG gcaaaagctaaagagaaaaaagaagaaaaggctggaGAACGTGATGATACGATACCTCCAGAATACAGGTTAACACCGGAGTTG GATAAAGATGGAAAACCAATACTgccaaagcctgaagaaaaacCTAAG CCTTTGAGTGAATCTGATCTTGTTGATGAATTTTCAAAAGACTTTGCCTGCCCTGCACAGCCTGCAGTACAATGCAAACCATCGAAACCCAGCAGCACATTCAAA AAGCCTTCAGATCCTGTGTCTGCAAAAACTACTGAGGATGAAGTAGTCCCTCGTGCCACAGCTTGCACTGTGCAGTCTTCAGCTCCATCAGCTGTGTCCTCA GTTGGTCACGTGGCAGATGAAGCACTGGAAGCCTTGTCCAGAAGCCTAGGAAAGAGGGAGCCTGATCCAGACGAAAAGAAACCTGCTGTGGACAAAGTTAAG GAGAAAACCAAACAGGAAGAATGCAAAAAACTGGGTGAAAATGAAGAAACTATTCCTCCAGAGTACAGATTAACAGAGGCAAAA GATAAAGATGGAAAACCACTCTTaccaaaacctgaagaaaagtCCCAG CCTATGAGTGAAAACGATCTTTTAAAGGGTTTGACGGAAGgattttcctgttctccatcccCATCTGCACCATTACCTACACCAACTGTAGTAAAG AAAACCAAGGAGAGTAAAAAGCCTGCGGGTTCCTCAGATGTTATCTCTGCTACTACAGTTTCTTCAGTGCACTCAGCAGCTCCTCTAGCTTCTACCTCA GGAGGAAAAGAGATGGACGAAGCCTTGGATCTCCTGTCCGATTTCTTGGGACAGAGGGAGCCCGACCCTGATGAGGACAAACCAGTTGTGGATAAAGTAAAG GAAAAGGCTAAATCTGAACACACAGACAAACTTGGAGAAAGAGATGATACTATCCCACCTGACTATCGAAAACTTCTGGAGTCAGGTGAGCAG GGTAAACCAGTAAAGCCAACAGCAAAGGATGATGTGAAACACAAAGAACAAGAG AAGCCTACAGATGACTCTGCAGCTATTGATGCCCTATCAGGTGACTTTGATACTTGTGCAAAGGCTCCTGCCACTCCACAGCATTCAAAG GACAAAAGTGGAAAGGAAACCATCACCACTAAACCAACCCCAAAGGACAAAGGAAAACCCAAAGACCCTAAAACG GCAAAGGGACAGTCCTCCAGCAGCAaatctgagaagcagaaaacaagctAA
- the CAST gene encoding calpastatin isoform X19, producing MGFAHRRFLPNAKRRCGAERRAPARASASALSRPEPAYFGSLPGRRHWRAVPCRAVPEVGRPCLLGGERAARHTGSPRAWPAPPEHQNHSCSGAGAKTAVSWHSCWKQKARVYDKQSPSADASKTQIMKPSETKSATTKTESGKNTQSTKPTDSQNKQPSEERQKEPSGAKSQTSPSVTTTSKPNNTGKVTTTQADQPPQTASVETAKPKSEKMSVAAGTAGAGAAGADAAGASVVTAADKSSTELGMDESALDSLIDTLGGPEDDVPTSPVYTGPEVTEDISSRYLEEMGKREGSLPPEYVKLLKSKGDSKDGVPPKVDERDEKPMTDDELAEALSSDFTCSAASAEEKKSLTEKPSKEGEIVQAQAASSVKTSVLPKEKTTKSEEEVKDDAVEALLDTLSGPEPQPEEDLSPVVEVSEAKAKEKKEEKAGERDDTIPPEYRLTPELDKDGKPILPKPEEKPKPLSESDLVDEFSKDFACPAQPAVQCKPSKPSSTFKKPSDPVSAKTTEDEVVPRATACTVQSSAPSAVSSVGHVADEALEALSRSLGKREPDPDEKKPAVDKVKEKTKQEECKKLGENEETIPPEYRLTEAKDKDGKPLLPKPEEKSQPMSENDLLKGLTEGFSCSPSPSAPLPTPTVVKKTKESKKPAGSSDVISATTVSSVHSAAPLASTSGGKEMDEALDLLSDFLGQREPDPDEDKPVVDKVKY from the exons ATGGGGTTTGCTCACCGTCGCTTCTTGCCGAATGCGAAGAGGCGCTGCGGTGCAGAGCGCAGAGCTCCCGCACGCGCCTCCGCATCAGCACTTTCTCGGCCTGAACCTGCTTATTTCGGTTCCCTCCCCGGGCGCAGGCACTggcgtgccgtgccgtgccgtgccgtgccggagGTGGGGCGGCCGTGCCTGCTGGGTGGGGAGCGCGCCGCTCGGCACACCGGCTCACCGAGGGCTTGGCCAGCACCTCCTgaacaccaaaaccacagctgcTCTGGCGCTGGGGCAAAAACAGCCGTATCCTGGCATTCCTGCTGGAAACAGAAGGCACGCGTGTACGAC aagcAGTCCCCCTCTGCAGATGCATCAAAAACACAAATTATGAAGCCATCTGAAACAAAG TCCGCAACAACCAAAACAGAATCTGGAAAAAACACTCAGTCAACCAAG CCAACAGACTCTCAAAATAAACAGCCATCCGAAGAGAGGCAAAAGGAACCCAGTGGT GCAAAAAGCCAAACCTCACCTTCTGTGACAACAACTTCTAAGCCAAACAATACAGGAAAAGTAACTACAACTCAAGCTGACCAGCCCCCACAAACAGCCTCCGTAGAGACAGCAAAG CCCAAGTCTGAGAAGATGTCCGTAGCGGCTGGCACAGCTGGTGCAGGTGCAGCCGGTGCAGATGCAGCCGGTGCAAGTGTGGTTACTGCAGCTGATAAGTCAAGTACTGAG CTTGGTATGGATGAGTCGGCACTAGATAGCCTAATAGATACCCTAGGTGGACCTGAAGATGATGTGCCTACTAGTCCTGTTTACACTGGTCCGGAAGTTAcg GAAGATATATCTTCAAGATACTTGGAAGAAATGGGTAAACGGGAAGGTAGTCTCCCTCCAGAGTATGTTAAATTGTTGAAG AGCAAAGGGGATAGCAAAGATGGAGTCCCACCAAAAGTAGATGAACGAGATGAA AAGCCGATGACAGATGATGAGCTTGCAGAGGCCCTGTCGTCTGACTTTACCTGTagtgctgcttctgctgaagaaaagaagagTCTGACAGAG AAACCAAGCAAGGAAGGAGAAATTGTGCAAGCACAAGCAGCAAGTTCAGTCAAGACCTCAGTTCTTCCGAAGGAGAAGACGACAAAATCAGAAGAG gaagtTAAGGATGATGCAGTGGAAGCTCTTCTTGATACTCTCAGTGGACCTGAACCTCAACCTGAAGAAGATCTTAGCCCTGTTGTAGAGGTGTCAGAG gcaaaagctaaagagaaaaaagaagaaaaggctggaGAACGTGATGATACGATACCTCCAGAATACAGGTTAACACCGGAGTTG GATAAAGATGGAAAACCAATACTgccaaagcctgaagaaaaacCTAAG CCTTTGAGTGAATCTGATCTTGTTGATGAATTTTCAAAAGACTTTGCCTGCCCTGCACAGCCTGCAGTACAATGCAAACCATCGAAACCCAGCAGCACATTCAAA AAGCCTTCAGATCCTGTGTCTGCAAAAACTACTGAGGATGAAGTAGTCCCTCGTGCCACAGCTTGCACTGTGCAGTCTTCAGCTCCATCAGCTGTGTCCTCA GTTGGTCACGTGGCAGATGAAGCACTGGAAGCCTTGTCCAGAAGCCTAGGAAAGAGGGAGCCTGATCCAGACGAAAAGAAACCTGCTGTGGACAAAGTTAAG GAGAAAACCAAACAGGAAGAATGCAAAAAACTGGGTGAAAATGAAGAAACTATTCCTCCAGAGTACAGATTAACAGAGGCAAAA GATAAAGATGGAAAACCACTCTTaccaaaacctgaagaaaagtCCCAG CCTATGAGTGAAAACGATCTTTTAAAGGGTTTGACGGAAGgattttcctgttctccatcccCATCTGCACCATTACCTACACCAACTGTAGTAAAG AAAACCAAGGAGAGTAAAAAGCCTGCGGGTTCCTCAGATGTTATCTCTGCTACTACAGTTTCTTCAGTGCACTCAGCAGCTCCTCTAGCTTCTACCTCA GGAGGAAAAGAGATGGACGAAGCCTTGGATCTCCTGTCCGATTTCTTGGGACAGAGGGAGCCCGACCCTGATGAGGACAAACCAGTTGTGGATAAAGTAAAG TATTGA
- the CAST gene encoding calpastatin isoform X15, with amino-acid sequence MGFAHRRFLPNAKRRCGAERRAPARASASALSRPEPAYFGSLPGRRHWRAVPCRAVPEVGRPCLLGGERAARHTGSPRAWPAPPEHQNHSCSGAGAKTAVSWHSCWKQKARVYDKQSPSADASKTQIMKPSETKSATTKTESGKNTQSTKPTDSQNKQPSEERQKEPSGAKSQTSPSVTTTSKPNNTGKVTTTQADQPPQTASVETAKPKSEKMSVAAGTAGAGAAGADAAGASVVTAADKSSTELGMDESALDSLIDTLGGPEDDVPTSPVYTGPEVTEDISSRYLEEMGKREGSLPPEYVKLLKSKGDSKDGVPPKVDERDEKPMTDDELAEALSSDFTCSAASAEEKKSLTEKPSKEGEIVQAQAASSVKTSVLPKEKTTKSEEEVKDDAVEALLDTLSGPEPQPEEDLSPVVEVSEAKAKEKKEEKAGERDDTIPPEYRLTPELDKDGKPILPKPEEKPKPLSESDLVDEFSKDFACPAQPAVQCKPSKPSSTFKKPSDPVSAKTTEDEVVPRATACTVQSSAPSAVSSVGHVADEALEALSRSLGKREPDPDEKKPAVDKVKEKTKQEECKKLGENEETIPPEYRLTEAKDKDGKPLLPKPEEKSQPMSENDLLKGLTEGFSCSPSPSAPLPTPTVVKKTKESKKPAGSSDVISATTVSSVHSAAPLASTSPAFVTPSPALGEGSAQSCADSSRVTEDIRGCVHFLSMGRKRDGRSLGSPVRFLGTEGARP; translated from the exons ATGGGGTTTGCTCACCGTCGCTTCTTGCCGAATGCGAAGAGGCGCTGCGGTGCAGAGCGCAGAGCTCCCGCACGCGCCTCCGCATCAGCACTTTCTCGGCCTGAACCTGCTTATTTCGGTTCCCTCCCCGGGCGCAGGCACTggcgtgccgtgccgtgccgtgccgtgccggagGTGGGGCGGCCGTGCCTGCTGGGTGGGGAGCGCGCCGCTCGGCACACCGGCTCACCGAGGGCTTGGCCAGCACCTCCTgaacaccaaaaccacagctgcTCTGGCGCTGGGGCAAAAACAGCCGTATCCTGGCATTCCTGCTGGAAACAGAAGGCACGCGTGTACGAC aagcAGTCCCCCTCTGCAGATGCATCAAAAACACAAATTATGAAGCCATCTGAAACAAAG TCCGCAACAACCAAAACAGAATCTGGAAAAAACACTCAGTCAACCAAG CCAACAGACTCTCAAAATAAACAGCCATCCGAAGAGAGGCAAAAGGAACCCAGTGGT GCAAAAAGCCAAACCTCACCTTCTGTGACAACAACTTCTAAGCCAAACAATACAGGAAAAGTAACTACAACTCAAGCTGACCAGCCCCCACAAACAGCCTCCGTAGAGACAGCAAAG CCCAAGTCTGAGAAGATGTCCGTAGCGGCTGGCACAGCTGGTGCAGGTGCAGCCGGTGCAGATGCAGCCGGTGCAAGTGTGGTTACTGCAGCTGATAAGTCAAGTACTGAG CTTGGTATGGATGAGTCGGCACTAGATAGCCTAATAGATACCCTAGGTGGACCTGAAGATGATGTGCCTACTAGTCCTGTTTACACTGGTCCGGAAGTTAcg GAAGATATATCTTCAAGATACTTGGAAGAAATGGGTAAACGGGAAGGTAGTCTCCCTCCAGAGTATGTTAAATTGTTGAAG AGCAAAGGGGATAGCAAAGATGGAGTCCCACCAAAAGTAGATGAACGAGATGAA AAGCCGATGACAGATGATGAGCTTGCAGAGGCCCTGTCGTCTGACTTTACCTGTagtgctgcttctgctgaagaaaagaagagTCTGACAGAG AAACCAAGCAAGGAAGGAGAAATTGTGCAAGCACAAGCAGCAAGTTCAGTCAAGACCTCAGTTCTTCCGAAGGAGAAGACGACAAAATCAGAAGAG gaagtTAAGGATGATGCAGTGGAAGCTCTTCTTGATACTCTCAGTGGACCTGAACCTCAACCTGAAGAAGATCTTAGCCCTGTTGTAGAGGTGTCAGAG gcaaaagctaaagagaaaaaagaagaaaaggctggaGAACGTGATGATACGATACCTCCAGAATACAGGTTAACACCGGAGTTG GATAAAGATGGAAAACCAATACTgccaaagcctgaagaaaaacCTAAG CCTTTGAGTGAATCTGATCTTGTTGATGAATTTTCAAAAGACTTTGCCTGCCCTGCACAGCCTGCAGTACAATGCAAACCATCGAAACCCAGCAGCACATTCAAA AAGCCTTCAGATCCTGTGTCTGCAAAAACTACTGAGGATGAAGTAGTCCCTCGTGCCACAGCTTGCACTGTGCAGTCTTCAGCTCCATCAGCTGTGTCCTCA GTTGGTCACGTGGCAGATGAAGCACTGGAAGCCTTGTCCAGAAGCCTAGGAAAGAGGGAGCCTGATCCAGACGAAAAGAAACCTGCTGTGGACAAAGTTAAG GAGAAAACCAAACAGGAAGAATGCAAAAAACTGGGTGAAAATGAAGAAACTATTCCTCCAGAGTACAGATTAACAGAGGCAAAA GATAAAGATGGAAAACCACTCTTaccaaaacctgaagaaaagtCCCAG CCTATGAGTGAAAACGATCTTTTAAAGGGTTTGACGGAAGgattttcctgttctccatcccCATCTGCACCATTACCTACACCAACTGTAGTAAAG AAAACCAAGGAGAGTAAAAAGCCTGCGGGTTCCTCAGATGTTATCTCTGCTACTACAGTTTCTTCAGTGCACTCAGCAGCTCCTCTAGCTTCTACCTCA CCTGCCTTTGTAACCCCCTCACCTGCGCTTGGGGAAGGAAGCGCCCAGTCCTGTGCTGATTCCTCCAGAGTTACTGAGGACATCAGAGGATGTGTGCATTTCCTTTCCATGG GGAGGAAAAGAGATGGACGAAGCCTTGGATCTCCTGTCCGATTTCTTGGGACAGAGGGAGCCCGACCCTGA